Proteins from one Faecalibacterium sp. I3-3-33 genomic window:
- a CDS encoding lysylphosphatidylglycerol synthase transmembrane domain-containing protein translates to MSQAAAQQPSRKKTAISLLVLLVLTCIIVFTFKDHWAEITTALAQLSVWQVLAVLAVGLSYPLLEGCVAWVIVRSRLPQFKLWQGLDVGWCGTFGNVVTLGAGAVPVQLYYLHKAGLPLGPGAGLMTLEYVSHKSTVLLYATVMLLLQRRWLAANTTGVMRYLPMAYAVVAVVIVALVLLCVSPVVQNLARWLLGFLPKTEKWQQRRADWLEQLEVLGTESRRLLADKPRCLKIFALQALKLFGLFCLPYLCIRFMGLSPLGFWQVQLLTSLMLFVSNALPNVAGMGSIETAFLLVFGSFLERGEVMSVLMLYRIASYYVVFAASAVGFFIAQRHLVQMEPPKEG, encoded by the coding sequence ATGAGCCAAGCCGCCGCGCAGCAGCCCTCCCGCAAAAAGACCGCGATCTCTCTGCTGGTGCTGCTGGTGCTTACCTGCATCATTGTGTTCACTTTTAAGGATCACTGGGCCGAGATCACCACGGCGCTGGCGCAGCTGTCGGTGTGGCAGGTGCTGGCGGTGCTGGCGGTCGGCCTCAGCTACCCCCTGCTGGAAGGGTGCGTGGCGTGGGTCATCGTGCGCAGCCGTCTGCCGCAGTTCAAGCTGTGGCAAGGGTTAGATGTAGGCTGGTGCGGCACCTTTGGCAACGTGGTCACGCTGGGTGCCGGTGCTGTTCCGGTGCAGCTGTACTACCTGCACAAGGCCGGGCTGCCGCTGGGCCCCGGCGCAGGGCTGATGACACTGGAATACGTTTCCCACAAGAGCACGGTGCTTTTGTACGCCACCGTGATGCTGCTGTTACAGCGCCGCTGGCTTGCCGCCAACACCACCGGTGTCATGCGGTATCTGCCCATGGCATACGCTGTGGTAGCGGTAGTTATCGTGGCGCTGGTGCTGCTGTGCGTCTCGCCAGTGGTGCAGAACCTCGCCCGCTGGCTGCTGGGCTTTCTGCCCAAGACCGAAAAGTGGCAGCAGCGCCGCGCCGACTGGCTGGAGCAGCTGGAAGTGCTGGGCACCGAGAGCCGCCGCCTGCTGGCGGATAAGCCCCGCTGCCTGAAAATTTTTGCCCTGCAGGCGCTCAAGCTGTTCGGGCTGTTCTGCCTGCCCTACCTGTGCATCCGGTTCATGGGGCTTTCGCCGCTGGGCTTCTGGCAGGTGCAGCTGCTCACCAGTCTGATGCTGTTTGTTTCCAACGCCCTGCCCAACGTAGCCGGGATGGGTTCTATTGAGACCGCCTTTCTGCTGGTGTTCGGCAGCTTTCTGGAACGGGGCGAGGTGATGAGCGTACTGATGCTCTACCGCATCGCCAGCTATTATGTGGTATTTGCCGCCAGCGCCGTGGGCTTTTTCATCGCCCAGCGGCATCTTGTCCAAATGGAGCCGCCAAAGGAGGGGTAA